The nucleotide window GAGGTTCTAGGGATTAGAGTTCACGCGCTCAGGGCCGTGCATCCCGGCGTTCATCCCGTGGTGTTCCTGCTGGAGATCGGAGGTAAAGCAATATTTCACGGCGATAGCTCGGGATTCTCCCACATGTTCGAAGCCTTCTCCCCTGTGGATCTGGCCTTCGTACCCTCGGGGAGTCCCTCCCCAAATGCCAATCCAAAGGAGGCGGTGAGGATAATCAAGGCCCTAGTACCCAGAGTAGTAGTACCCTTCCACGGGGACTCCTCGGAGCTCCAAGAGGTGGAGAATAGGGTGAAGCTGGCGAACCTCAACACCAAGGTGGTCTTGCCCGAGCCCGGCGAGCTGATCACGCTCGAGATTTGAAGTGTTCCCATCCCCCCTCCTCAACTTCCTCTATCTTACCATCCAGTCTCACGAAGACCCCCCTATCCTCCACCACCCTACCGATCCTGATTAGGGAGAGGCCCTTCTTGGAGAATTCCTCCTTTAGAGAATCGACCCTGTCTTGAGGAACGGAGAACACAATCTCATACTCCTCCCCCCCATGAAAAGCTACCTCCACCGGGTCGATCCTTCCCTTAGAAGCGAGCAGCTCCGCCATTGGGTGGAGAGGAATCCTCTCAACTAAGAATCCAAATCCACTCGCTCTAGAGAGTTCCTCGAGCGACCAATAGAGCCCGTCGCTGCTATCAATCGATGATGAGGCATAAGCTGATGCAGCGATACCCTCTTGGATTCGAGCTATCGGTTCGTAAGCCGCCTTTAAGGCTTCAACCCTCACATCGCTTGGCAAGTCCATGCCCCTGAGGAGGTGCTGGAAGGCCAGCCAGGTGAGCCCGAACCAACCCGTGGTGAACAGCACATCCCCCGGCTTTGCTCCAGATCTCTTCACCAAGTTCCTCTCGATTTTACCAACTGCGAAGCCTGCAATCACGAGTTCTCTCGATTCTCCAAGATCCCCACCGACGAAGTAGGCGCCGAATTCCCTCGATCCCTCCTCCAACCCCTTCACCACGGAGATGAACTCCTCGTCGCCCATATCCCTGCTCAGCCCAACGGAGGCCATGAAGAAGAGAGGTCTAGCTCCCTTAGCAGCCAGATCTGAGAAGTTGGAGACCACACACTTCCTGGCCAACTGCCTGAGGCTCATCCAAGGTAATAGATCGGTCGCCTCTGCCACCATGTCGGTATTAAACACGTAGATCCCATCGACCAGCCTCCTAGCTGAAGCATCATCTCTACCGGGTTCTAGAAGCTCCTCAGGATCCCTGCTGATGACCTCTCTGATCAGATCGATGAGTTCCCTTTCCGGTCTCACGATACGAGGATCCCGGCTAAATGTTAAATCTCTTTCCTAATGAGGAGGCTCGGTGGTCGCATGGTTAAGAAGGTCGTCATAATGGGGGCCGCAGGCCGCGATTTCCACAACTTCAACGTCTTCTTCCGGGACAATGAGGATTACCGGGTGGTCGCCTTCACGGCGGCCCAGCTACCCGATATAGCAGGCAGGATATACCCGCCCGAGCTGGCAGGTAGGCTTTACCCGGAAGGCATACCCATAGTCCCGGAGGAGGATCTCCCCAAGCTGATAAGGGAGCAGGGAGTTGACTTAGTCGTCTTCTCTTACAGCGATGTCTCTCACCAGTACCTGATGGAAAGGGCTGCGGTAGCTCAGGCTAACGGCGCCGATTTCATGCTGCTAGGTCCTAAGAGCACCATGCTTGAGTCGGAGAAGCCAATCATTGCTGTCACAGCCGTCAGGACGGGGGCTGGGAAGAGCCCAACCAGCCGGAGGATATCCAAGATCCTGAAACAGAGAGGGCTCAAGGTAGCGGTAGTCAGGCACCCCATGCCCTACGGAGACCTGAAGAAGCAAGTGGTCCAGAAGTTCACCTCCTTGGAGGACCTAGACAGGTATAACGCCACTATCGAGGAGAGAGAGGACTACGAACCCCATCTGAAGCTGGGCAACGTGGTTCTGGCTGGAGTGGACTACAAGAAGGTGCTGAGGGAGGCGGAGAAGGAGGGAGACGTGATCCTGTGGGACGGTGGAAACAACGACTTCCCGTTCTTCAAGCCAGACCTGATGATCACAGTAGCTGATCCCCTCAGGGCAGGGCATGAGCTCACGTACTGGCCTGGCAGCGTGAACATCAGGATGGCGGATGTGATTATAATAAGCAAGGTGGACACGGCAAGCTACACCCAAGTGAGCGAGGTTCTCGAGAATGTAGAGAGGGTCAATCCTAAGGCTAGAGTGATCACCGCCGCCATGCCCTACATGGTCGAGGAGCCCGGGCTGGTGGAGGGCCGGAGAGTAGTAGTGGTGGAGGACGGCCCTACGGTCACCCACGGCGAGATGGGCTACGGTGCTGGATATTTAATGGCGAAGAGGCTTCATGCTGAAACAATCGATCCTAGACCCTACGCGGTCGGTTCCATAAAGGAGGTATACGATAAGTACCCGCATCTGGGGCCCGTGCTACCGGCGATGGGCTACAGCGATAGGCAGATGCGTGAGCTGGAGGAGACGATTAACGCGATACCTGCGGAAGCGGTCGTCCTAGGAACACCAACTGACTTGGGCAGGTATCTGAAGATAGACAAGCCAACGGCTCACGTGAAGTACGAACTACAGGAGATAGGGCCGCTCACCTTGGACAAGGTAATCGACGACTTCCTAGAGAGGGTGGGACTTTGAACGGAAGGGAGAGAAGGATATGGCTCCTCACTTGGAAGGAGTTCAAGGAGGCTTTGGAGGATACGGATCTAGTTATACTACCCATGGGTGTCAGCGAGGCCCATGGAAACCACCTGCCTCTGGGCACTGACTTCATCATACCTGAGTGGATAGCGGAGTGGCTGGCCGAGGAGCTGAATGCACTGATCGCACCTCCCATAAGATACGGGGTCGTTACTGGTCTCTCTGGGTATTGGGGATCTATGAGCGTGAGGGAGAGCACTTTGGAGGCGCTCACTTACGATGTACTGACCGAACTCTCCAACAACGGATTCGAGCGGGTGATAATTCTCAACGGTCACGGCGGTTCTGGTCAAGTTAGGGCTATCACCAATGCCATGAAGAGAGCTTGGAGGGAATTGGGCCTCAAGAGTCTGATGGTGATGTGGTGGGAGCTCTCCTCAGACATCACAGAGGAACTGCTCGGTGGCAGTGGCGGACACGCGGGCGTCGATGAGACCGCAATGGTGATGGCCGCTGATCCTAGCCTAGTGAAGGGAGGGATGGAGAAGGAGGAGATATACAGGTTGAGGAAGGGCATATCCCCCACGCCGATGCCAGGATCCATACTCTCATATGACGACGGGTTCGCCAATGCCATCCCGCCCCTCGACAAAGCGGAAGAGTTCGCTAAGAAGCTACTTGGGAGAATAAAGGAGGAAATAGAGAAGATCTTGAATGGATGGGACAGACAGGACATTCTGATATGAACGCAGCTCTAGATCAAACTATTCCTCCAATTTTTGGCCCTGAGAACTATCCTCTTGATCATAGCAGTTTCGAACATTCTCCTCTCATCGGGGTACAGCAGCAGGTAGGGTGTATCTTCCCTCAGCCCAGGGATCACTCTATGGAGGGGCCTGGTGTCAGAAGTGTGTACAGCCACGCCAACGAGTTTCCTATGGGCTAACATGCTGGCCGGAGTATGCTCGTGAATGTACACGACGCCCAACCTTGGATCCGCTAATCTATCCGCTATTTCCTTGGAATTACTACCAATCAGCTCGAACGCTGCATAGTGATCCCTGTCCAACCTAGTCACTAGGGCTTGGAGCTTCCTTGCGGCGACTAACGGATTGCCCTCGTAAGGTCTCTGGGATGGTCTGATGACTAGGAAATCAGCATTTATGGAGTAAGCGAGCCTCATAGCCTCCTCAATACTCTTGATGGAGGCCTCCGCTATGTGGGGGTTGGTGCTGAACACGTTCACATCGCTCACAGGAGATCTCACTGCCACTATCGTGTCCAGTTCTCTCAAAACCGTTCTCAGGTGGGATATGACTGACCTGTGTAGCAGGGATGGCAGGTAGCGCGGGGGCTCCGTGGAGACCACGATACCCTCGCATCCAGACTTGACCAGTAGCTTGACCACCTCAGGGAGCTCAGCCCCCCACATGAAGTCAGTCGAACACAGAAGCCTCAAACCCTTAGTCAAGATTACCCCCTT belongs to Thermoproteota archaeon and includes:
- a CDS encoding MBL fold metallo-hydrolase; translated protein: MISFLWKGCSAILLRVRDLNLLMDPGDHFTIDELRGVTDRVDAVFYTHEHTGHFDPDFLSSLIRGFSPYMIVNKGVFRTIRRWVDRDRLIKLKEGESTEVLGIRVHALRAVHPGVHPVVFLLEIGGKAIFHGDSSGFSHMFEAFSPVDLAFVPSGSPSPNANPKEAVRIIKALVPRVVVPFHGDSSELQEVENRVKLANLNTKVVLPEPGELITLEI
- the thiL gene encoding thiamine-phosphate kinase; translation: MRPERELIDLIREVISRDPEELLEPGRDDASARRLVDGIYVFNTDMVAEATDLLPWMSLRQLARKCVVSNFSDLAAKGARPLFFMASVGLSRDMGDEEFISVVKGLEEGSREFGAYFVGGDLGESRELVIAGFAVGKIERNLVKRSGAKPGDVLFTTGWFGLTWLAFQHLLRGMDLPSDVRVEALKAAYEPIARIQEGIAASAYASSSIDSSDGLYWSLEELSRASGFGFLVERIPLHPMAELLASKGRIDPVEVAFHGGEEYEIVFSVPQDRVDSLKEEFSKKGLSLIRIGRVVEDRGVFVRLDGKIEEVEEGGWEHFKSRA
- a CDS encoding cyclic 2,3-diphosphoglycerate synthase — protein: MVKKVVIMGAAGRDFHNFNVFFRDNEDYRVVAFTAAQLPDIAGRIYPPELAGRLYPEGIPIVPEEDLPKLIREQGVDLVVFSYSDVSHQYLMERAAVAQANGADFMLLGPKSTMLESEKPIIAVTAVRTGAGKSPTSRRISKILKQRGLKVAVVRHPMPYGDLKKQVVQKFTSLEDLDRYNATIEEREDYEPHLKLGNVVLAGVDYKKVLREAEKEGDVILWDGGNNDFPFFKPDLMITVADPLRAGHELTYWPGSVNIRMADVIIISKVDTASYTQVSEVLENVERVNPKARVITAAMPYMVEEPGLVEGRRVVVVEDGPTVTHGEMGYGAGYLMAKRLHAETIDPRPYAVGSIKEVYDKYPHLGPVLPAMGYSDRQMRELEETINAIPAEAVVLGTPTDLGRYLKIDKPTAHVKYELQEIGPLTLDKVIDDFLERVGL
- a CDS encoding creatininase family protein, with amino-acid sequence MNGRERRIWLLTWKEFKEALEDTDLVILPMGVSEAHGNHLPLGTDFIIPEWIAEWLAEELNALIAPPIRYGVVTGLSGYWGSMSVRESTLEALTYDVLTELSNNGFERVIILNGHGGSGQVRAITNAMKRAWRELGLKSLMVMWWELSSDITEELLGGSGGHAGVDETAMVMAADPSLVKGGMEKEEIYRLRKGISPTPMPGSILSYDDGFANAIPPLDKAEEFAKKLLGRIKEEIEKILNGWDRQDILI
- a CDS encoding TIM barrel protein encodes the protein MTKGLRLLCSTDFMWGAELPEVVKLLVKSGCEGIVVSTEPPRYLPSLLHRSVISHLRTVLRELDTIVAVRSPVSDVNVFSTNPHIAEASIKSIEEAMRLAYSINADFLVIRPSQRPYEGNPLVAARKLQALVTRLDRDHYAAFELIGSNSKEIADRLADPRLGVVYIHEHTPASMLAHRKLVGVAVHTSDTRPLHRVIPGLREDTPYLLLYPDERRMFETAMIKRIVLRAKNWRNSLI